Proteins encoded in a region of the Anopheles ziemanni chromosome 2, idAnoZiCoDA_A2_x.2, whole genome shotgun sequence genome:
- the LOC131293052 gene encoding uncharacterized protein LOC131293052, producing MGLRTVAFLFVAVTVSLVRSNEIRCYACEDCTKEKPAIVQCSAKNGIDVNALSYTPTYPVLTQSTPPWAYPLDPWNPNLTPPPLVGGNNGNYWDPWNPNLTPPPLVGGNNGGGNYWDPWNPNLTPPPLVGGNNGGNYWDPWNPNLTPPPLVGGNNGGNYWDPWNPNLTPPPLVGGNNGGGNYWDPWNPNLTPPPLPWYPYVKANKSLKAQKRFVCVSIMSQDKDRAKNVVHRRGCAEIEGYATGVCDKEQVPHVEGGITGCRVCGHSLCNE from the exons ATGGGGCTTAGGACAGTagcctttttatttgttgcgGTCACAGTTTCCTTAG TGCGTTCGAATGAAATTAGGTGCTATGCGTGTGAGGATTGCACCAAAGAAAAGCCGGCCATTGTGCAGTGCAGTGCGAAGAATGGAATCGACGTAAATGCTCTGAGTTATACGCCAACCTATCCCGTGCTTACGCAGTCGACACCACCGTGGGCATATCCTTTGGATCCATGGAATCCGAATCTGACTCCACCGCCGCTGGTCGGAGGAAACAACGGCAACTATTGGGATCCCTGGAACCCGAACCTTACTCCACCGCCACTGGTCGGAGGAAACAATGGAGGTGGAAACTATTGGGATCCTTGGAATCCCAATTTAACACCACCCCCTCTGGTTGGAGGAAATAACGGTGGAAACTACTGGGACCCATGGAACCCGAATCTAACGCCACCGCCATTAGTCGGAGGAAATAACGGTGGAAATTACTGGGACCCATGGAACCCGAATCTAACGCCACCGCCACTGGTCGGAGGAAACAACGGTGGTGGAAACTACTGGGATCCCTGGAACCCGAATCTAACGCCACCGCCGCTTCCATGgtatccctacgtaaaggcaaacaaatCGCTGAAAGCACAGAAACGATTCGTATGCGTGTCGATCATGAGCCAAG ATAAAGATCGCGCGAAGAATGTTGTGCATCGCCGAGGGTGCGCCGAAATAGAAGGATACGCGACGGGTGTGTGTGACAAGGAGCAGGTTCCCCACGTAGAAGGTGGCATTACGGGTTGCCGCGTTTGTGGCCATTCCTTGTGCAACGAGTGA
- the LOC131282062 gene encoding uncharacterized proline-rich protein-like — translation MRVKLGATFVLLVVLATREAHGQLRCFVCENCPDPFDGSAFPQQDCPLNPDTPTTTVAPPTGDTTILTPPPLPTNGEPEQTTITPAPPPAETPPVPETPIITPPPVAGRRKRQVPNGYRCYRIEHASIVRRGCASFLNSDTETCQSVNGGLTPNDCHICDWDGCNSAAGLRVSLVALLLATLLSVLLKQ, via the exons ATGAGGGTGAAATTAGGCGCCACGTttgtgctgctggtggtgctaGCGACTCGTGAAG CGCACGGTCAGCTAAGGTGTTTCGTGTGCGAAAACTGCCCCGATCCGTTCGACGGTTCCGCCTTTCCGCAGCAGGACTGCCCGTTGAATCCCGAtacaccgacgacgacggtcgCTCCACCGACAGGTGACACGACTATCCTAACCCCCCCGCCACTGCCAACGAACGGCGAGCCGGAACAGACGACAATAACGCCGGCCCCACCACCAGCAGAGACCCCACCGGTGCCGGAAACACCGATCATCACCCCGCCACCGGTGGCCGGCCGCAGGAAGCGCCAGGTTCCGAATGGCTACCGGTGCTATCGGATTGAACACG CAAGCATCGTCCGACGCGGGTGCGCCTCTTTCCTGAACAGCGATACCGAAACCTGCCAGTCCGTAAACGGTGGTCTCACGCCAAACGATTGCCACATTTGCGATTGGGATGGATGCAACAGTGCGGCCGGTTTGCGAGTATCGTTGGTCGCGTTGCTGCTGGCAACCCTGCTCAGTGTGTTGCTGAAACAATAA
- the LOC131282094 gene encoding uncharacterized protein LOC131282094 — protein MSKFYSIFMQMCVIAASVQTGLSIKCYTCDSTSNKECMDLKQKSAIVAETCSPSKMASTTGNWLADLTRIDYFGGKEITVPMVCQKIVATNEVGETMTYRGCQLDGGKSDLCQIAYGKAKAQRGVNIESCTICKEDECNGAERVAAGRLPMGLAGATLALLGFAVRQHFL, from the exons ATGAGCaaattttattcgatttttatgcaaatgtgtgtgATCGCCGCTTCGGTGCAAACTG GCCTGAGCATCAAGTGTTACACGTGCGATTCGACCAGCAACAAGGAATGCATGGACTTGAAGCAGAAGTCCGCCATCGTCGCCGAG ACTTGCTCCCCGAGCAAGATGGCGTCCACGACCGGCAACTGGTTGGCCGACCTGACGCGCATCGATTACTTCGGCGGCAAGGAAATCACCGTCCCGATGGTCTGCCAGAAGATTGTCGCCACGAATG AAGTGGGCGAGACGATGACGTACCGCGGTTGTCAGCTGGATGGCGGCAAAAGCGACCTCTGCCAGATCGCGTACGGCAAGGCGAAGGCACAGCGAGGCGTCAACATAGAGTCCTGCACGATCTGCAAGGAGGACGAGTGTAACGGGGCAGAGCGGGTGGCTGCCGGAAGGCTGCCGATGGGGCTGGCCGGGGCCACACTTGCCCTGCTTGGATTCGCCGTACGGCAGCATTTCCTGTAA